The region TTTCTTCGCTATCCGCAATTTGCACACGGCACTCACCAGAAATGATTTCCATACGCTCAGGCACATGTGTTTCAAATGTAAGTGGGGTTTCAGTCGGTAGAATGACTCCCAGGGTTTTCTTGGTACCATCTTCAAACTGAACCACATGGCTGATGCACAGACCGCCAAAATATACATTTGATTTCTTAAGTACTGAAACATGGTCAAACTGAGCTGACATCCGTTTATCTCCAGAGCACAGGTTTTATAATATTGGAATGGCTGTAGTTTAAATGTGCATTCCTAACTAATCAATCGGAGTTTGCCTACCTCGCTTAAAATTTTCTGTATATATTTTGCACATATATTTAGTAGGAAAATATATAAAACCAAGTGATTTAAAGGGCCGTGAGAAATTCTGAGACTCAGAATCAAATTTATCTAAAATCGCTGGACTCTATGAAGTAATCACTTCTGCAGGAAGATTAACCTGCTTTAGTCGTGCATACTGACAATACTACAAAATCTGCTTGTATCATTGACTACAATATAAGATAGAATCAAAGGGTTTCATCCTGATTTATAATGACATACATGATCTGATCCATTTCAGATCCTGCTTGATTTCAATCAAACTTTTCGCAGCTTGGATGCGTGTATGCTGACACATTTAACTCTGATCAACTTTGCCTTAGCTGACCACCT is a window of Acinetobacter sp. ASP199 DNA encoding:
- a CDS encoding pyrimidine/purine nucleoside phosphorylase produces the protein MSAQFDHVSVLKKSNVYFGGLCISHVVQFEDGTKKTLGVILPTETPLTFETHVPERMEIISGECRVQIADSEESELFRAGQSFYVPGNSRFKIETDDVLDYVCHFEG